The genomic window AAATAGGCGAGATTGCCACCATTACGTAGTTAAGACATCAAGTGAATGTCATCGTGTTTCTGAAGCTTACAAGCCAGCGAATGGAAAACATACGAAGACACACAGAAATAGTCACAGTCACGGCTGTGCACCTTGCATGCCCGCATACAATAATCAGGATGCAAATAGTCTTGAAGCCTACGACCTTGCTAGCCCTTGTTGTGATCCTCACTGCGTACCTAATTCTAGAAAGAAAGTGCGCCGTAAGAAGGAATCTTCTAAAGAgcataaaagaaaagaaaaatatcatcaaGTCGATAAATCTACACAGAAACCAGATGCTTGCCCGCACACTCACTCTAAGAAAGTTTGTAGCTCAGGTCAATGTTCCAATAGGTATCGTTACCTTACTACGGAATCAACACAAACTAGTCAGTGCAGCTTACAGTCATACGCGACGAGCAATAATACAGTACCATGTGATAATTCAGCCTCAAGTTATAGCACTTCACTCAGCAGTGATACTCTCTTCTGGGACAACGACCGTTCTGAAGCAAAATCCTCGCCGAAAATTCAGTACCAGAGCTCTCACCAACATGTTAAACCAAAGTCGTGGGATAATTTAGCAACAAAAGCTATTGGAGGATATGGCTTTGGTTATGGTTATTTAGACACAACAGTCAAACATACGAATAGATCTAAAAGTCATGGTCGCAGCCACAGCGGTCGCAGTGGGCAAACTCATCATGAGTACCAGCACCACACTCAAGAGAAGCACACACACAGGCAAAACGGAACGCCCCATCATTACGTTTATGGAAGAAGCCAAAGTCATTGCCCCCCAACTAAGTCTACGGAAAGTTTGATCGTGGTACCTAAATACCAATTAGAAAGCAGTGGATCTGAAAGTAGATTAGCTTGCGACTGTGGTGACTCGGTAGAATATTATCGTCGTATGGGACCTACAAAAAGCCCTGTCGAATCTCACACAAACTATTACACACAGCGTTTTATTTACCCCGCAcattcttacaaaaaaaaagatccaAACGTTAGTTCAGAAATAACTAGATTGTAAGAAGTTCATTCACTGGATATTTGCTCAAGTAAAAACTTACAGCTTATTTTGCAATATGAAATCAATTTTCTTGAGTAATTTGTAAGCTTTAGTCAACTTTACTCCAATAAGGTTCACAATTTGTACGAATAGTAATAAATGTAGTTTAAAGGAATAATAATGCGTCATAGTTTTGGTGATATTAATGTAATGAGCACAagaaaatgcaatattttttctcaaaataaaactttacagcGAAAATTTATACATAGGTATTTATGTCATGAAATTTTTCtcatattttgtgatttatatcGCTGTATTAAACGGCAGATTCAACGATCGTAGACCCTTTTGACACCATTTTATCAGCTTTATACTCGttgatatagtttttaataaaaaatatatataaatgacttttatttatttaaaccacAGTATTCCTTGTTGCTGTCTTGTTATAATTCTATCGCATCAAAATTTAtgataaagtaataaatcaaGACTAAAGTAGAGAGTAAGAAGGACGATTGGAAACAAATGTATGATGtatgatgaatattaaattgtttcgaTTTGTCTACATCAATAACTACTTTTAAAGGCAAAAGTgtttaatctaaattaatttatcataccTACTAAACACCGAGTAGAATATATAGACCAATTCAGTGTCCAAAGAACTCACGAGTCAAgatgtagaaataaattaaacagttttaaataaacggTTTAGATGAAAATTCAAATCGAGCTTCGagagccattttttttttgtttatttattttctgtcaaAGGAAGCTGAAACGATGCATCAAGAGAGAGCATAGTACTTTTATCACCTTACCAGGGTAGTTACCTCTAGTCTGCTAGATGCTTAGTAGACATCGTATTATCGATATCTTATCTAACCATGTAGTTAGACTTAAAAGACTTATGAAAAATACTGCCatcaatgtaatgtaatttatacactaaaaatatactatatataatattcaaaagctCTATTCAAggatataacaaatatttccgTTCTCGCCATTGTCtcttataaacttaaaatttattaagaatatacaGGAATAAGCGATGTATAAATTTCAAGGATAATTTTTTTCCGTTTTCTTcatgaaatctttatttttttttgttcaagttGAAATTATGATGCAATAGCTGATATATAATGGAATTATCACATTTGGATTTTGGAAGCCTAATTTCGCAAATCTGGACCACTGTCTTATCTGCATCTTACTTCCTTATGCGCAAGTATAGCGATCGGGTACTATCTCCGAAATTGGGTGGCTGAACTGTGTATCTTGTTTGAGTTCATCTCAGTTCGAGGGTCAGGTAGCGGGCGGTGCGCCAGAGTGTCCGCAGAATTTGTTCGTCGTCCGCCGCCATGCGACCACCGCGCGTGCTCGGCCCGACCCGGCTGTCGATACTCGTACTAACTCTCATATCATACGCGAACTCGCAAACTCAGGTAAACAAAATCAAACTgaaattttaagcaattatattaaaaaacatatttatcacctaaacttaaataattttcggTTCTTTAAtccgaaattataataatatacaactaATTAAATCTTTCAGGAGCGTTTGCTGTGCAAGCAGCCAGGCACACAAAACTGCTTTTTGTGGCTATTTAATTTGGAAGGTGATCGAATCAGTACAAATGGCcatataacaacaaatattccTTATAACTGTGGCTTAACCGAGAAACGATTTATTTCTTCTCACGGAAAATTCTTTaaggtaatataattaatatttttttgtctttaatatttattttgtacatatttgtgTATTGATTGCATTggcgaatattaaaatttcacttaTAATTGCAAAGCGATATCAAAGCATCCCATCAAATGAGACAAATTTTCTATATTCAGtcatatcttaaaaaatatattttacaatacaatttcgcgtatattgtatttgtacatttttaaaacaattttcaacatAAGTAataagtgttaaattaaaatgtttttctacAGAAATACTATGTTCTAtgcttattaactttttattgaaatcttaagtgtttaatttgaatttattaatgctTTATACTTCGTCCTTTTTTCGTAATTCAATTATGTCTAAACTATTCCCATGTCATAATACcgtagaacatttttttatatacttacttaataGATCTATACTCAATTGATATtgagtattatacatatatatatatatatatatatatatgtaagatATCTTTTACTTcagacatatttataaaaataattatcgctTTAATTTACCTTTTATTAAGGGTTAAGTAGGTACaagttaaattaacataaaataaatattaattagctgAATAACTAattcactattattattattatataaattaaacaatacattttgaatCAAGTAAagctaaatttcattaaaaaaagcgTATTCATTAAATCCCAATAGTGTATACAGTATAGAATCTAAAGAAATGAGGATAtccacaattataaaaaaaaattaaaggattatcgtaaaattagtaaatacattatttttaaaatattttactcgtgttaatattataaaaaacatatattaaacatgcgttacatagattttaaaaatggacACAATTTAATATGACCTacttaaagataataatttcgGAGTGAAGACATACATCCCTTTAAGGTTATctcgtataataaattaataatatgtatgtctTATGATTGAGCTCTCAATCATCTGTTAGACGCGTTGACCTAAAACGTTTGGACGTATTATATAAGTTCTACTTATTAAAAtagcattaatataatattaagttttaataggCATCGATTATATGAAAAAgtactcaataaaaaaaaactaatgacacttgaaaatgttttgaaacTTAAAAGAATGCCAACTTTAATTGAATTCATTTttggattaatttaattcaaagttcAAGCGTTTCAAAACGCTGCCGATTTAAccattaatcaattaaaatccaGTCGTTTGAGCGCGTTTTTATTGTCGTTCATTTGTCAATGACTTTTGagcttttattatatacatcatGGAAAGATAAAACgatgaatgaaaaataactGAAGGTATATcaatgttttacaataaagttACTTGTAGTGTAACTTAAGCTTACAAGTTAAAGTAGTTGATTTCGTCATTTTCATCGCCCGATAGCGAACttcaactttataattataatggatGCGATAGTTTGAGTTGTGTTCTTTAATACAAATgtgtttaaatttcttataataaatttataattatataagtaaattttaagcTTCGAGATATCGTATAATAGTACTAAAACCATAATAATGTCGTCATTACAGTTGCCTAATTATTTCTTTCTATattctcataaaaataatacgataaGAAAATTATGTTAAGAACCAAGACCTATCTTTTGTTTCCTTGACCTGTAACGTTACTAAATGaactttgttaaattattagagCAACTCTTATATACAATTGTGTCAAGGCGAAAGAAGtgataaaacgaaattaaaataatttccccGTTTTAgtgatgaaaattattttactgacaTTCTCAGTACTTCATATACTACTCTTACAAagtaataacaatacattataaatatatacatgtatatgtatgtaatgggTTATAATAGgtgtaacaataattttaaggcttttatcaatatttgatataatcaaCTGTTTACGATAACGTTCAACGTGATCTTGACCAAATAAATCGATGATCTGATGACTATATTATGGCCTAGATTAAAGTCAGAACAATCAaagttaatgtaaaatgttggTTCCGCATTGATCTCACGATTGCACTATCATCGGATTTTGGGAAAAAGGGATTAGAGTGCACCAGTGCTTCCGCATTCACTTgtgatttataatatgtacaatgtacagGATCTACATTTTTTAGGCACTAAGCTCCGCAgatatatgataatgtaagtACTTAGCTGATACTTACTTTTGTACTCTatggagaaataaaataaaatgtatgaatatatttattaattcatacatTAACTCCCGTACAGGGATGTACTTTAATATTGGCAGCCGTACGTGAAATTTGATTAggagaaaaataattactttgtaaagtagaaaaaataatatctaagaaGATGTTATCACCGATAGGAAATTAATTTACAGCAATATATTCAGTTTaaagtgatattaaaatacataagttTGAATCGACCCAACATAACACATTTAAGACAAGTAATTTTCAgcttatattaaacaataaagatcTAGTGTAACCGATGCTACATATGCGCGAATCGATCTAACACGTAAACTCAGTACCAGAACAATCGCAGGTTTTGTTCGATTAATATAGTTTGGTTATTACCAcagtatatcataaatattaacaataatgtaaaaatactaGTATTAACGTATACATTGATATAAAGTATATACGTACattcaagtataatatttattattctgataGAAATAGTGACGGATATGTTAACATGagaaataaagacaaaatttaAGACACGGCGAAGTcaatacatcattttataaGACTAAGAAAgcgtttctaaaataaaatttactaccaCAATTACTAATCCATTCACATAAACTGAAAACTGTGGAAAGTTGTCGTTTCTTTTATGCAAggtgtataaaaaatgtaaccttaaaatatatacatatgcctacttaattttaattattattaatattaacctaCTTAGTTTTTTCCATTTCTTCTCGAAAGAATCTGCGTTACCAACGAGTGCTAGCGAGAAcgttcaatcaaaattaaatgactCAATAAGTATTAaagatattatgtttaattttttcgaCACAGGTCagacaaatagaaaaaaaaacacaattgaaaaaaatattttgcaataaagtGATCTTAGTTGGCCGTTTCTTTGATTGGAAGGAGGTAGAAAACGCATTAGATATTTCAACCAGAGTACGTCGTCAAAGTTTTACTCCCAGAGGAAGATATCGAGGACAAACTCAATCGCAGTATTTGGCAATAGACAGAGGCAATGGCAAAGATGAAGGCCGAGCTGAAGCTCTGTCAGCAGCAGATTCTTCAAGAGCTAGCGTCAGTAAGTTAATagcaatacatacatattaattactacTTTTAGCTTTTCTGCGATACTCCAAATAAACACCATATAAAAGTTTATCCCTTACCGTCCGGATTTGACTAGATACAATAAATCTAATCATACCGCTAGACTTCGATTGATGACTCGAGCACATAAAAGCTGAACGGTAAGTGCGAACCAATTTTCTAGTAGGTTCAACGTCAAGCAATTGTCTATAAAAGTGTTTCAATTAGTTTTTATGCAACTACAAACAAtcctaaacaaattaaaaaacaaaaggtcAAGCAAATAACAGTAGTTTAAGtgctttttatttctaatataaagagatgtaattaaaataacataattatcacAAAATTAACCACAATAAAAATTACCTCACAACGAGATCGTTCGGCGTGATGCCGATTTTATCAGACCatttcctttatatataaatataaacaaaactaaaaaaagccAAGTCAGCATGGATCTTTGGGTAATACTAAACAAAACTATAAGAtgtcttttataattttcactCATTTTTTCCTCTTGAAGGTGGTAATAGCGGCATGGGTCAAGCACAAAGTCAATCATTATACGATCCTAATTGTGACGATTGTTATGGCAAGTCCAATCATGAAGTAGAGAATTTAAAACGTCCTATTGGATATAAGCCTGGAGATATTGGATACGCCCCAAATTCGGGATCTTCATGGCCAACTCTTGCTCAAAATGGTGGTTACAATCCAACTGATGGACAACGGTACGTGCCAGGACAAAATATTCCAGATGAGCTAGGATTAGTACAAGAGCCAGGATTACATGGGTCAAATGCAAAACCGGGTAATAGAAATGTCCAATCTAGCGGAACAGAGCCAAATGGACCAGGTACATTAGGAAGTAATAATTATAGACCAAATGGTGCAACAGGTAATGGATATTATCCATATGGTAATGAAGGTGCAAATTTTAGACCCGTTCCTGGAAATAATGGGTATTTACCTAATGGAAGCATAGATAGTAGGCTACCAAATAGGTATGATCCCAATCATGGTATTGATGATAGATATAGGCCTAATGATGGCTCTGGAGGCTTTGGGCCTGGTAGGAACCCAGATTATATGGGGGGAAATCCGCAAGATTTAAGTGGATTAGGACCTAATGGAGCAAATGAAAAGAGCAACGCTCCTAGCATAGATAGCAATGGTTTTAGACCCAGTGGATCCCATGCAGGTGGGTATATCCCAAATATCAACGCAGGAACGAATAGAGGTCCAGGTGTAGATAATTATAATCCAAATCAAGGTCACCGGCAAGGAGACATTCCAACGAGTCCAGGCAATTCTGTACCTCAAGTTGGTACTTATAGGCCAGGACAGACACCTAATCAAATCACACAAGGCGAATCAAACAATCCTAAACAAGTAGATTCAAATTTTACTCCTAGTGTAGGAAATGGAGTATCGGGTGGTACTTATCCTGCAGTTAGGACAACTGGAAATCCAGTTGGATTCGGAACAGGGCAATCCGGTACACCAAACATAAACTGGCCTATAGCATCAGGACCTTATCAAGTACCCGGGGGAAATGTGTACTGTTGTGTCATTCCAAATAACGGAATAACTGGAAATATGTATCCAAATAATTTTGAAGCTGTGAAAGGAACGCCAACCATTCCATATGGAACTAATATGCCTGAAGTAAGTGGCGGTACCAATGTACCTGGTGGACAATACAAACCTGGTGGTCATTACATACCAGGAACAACTGGTAGTACAACTGTGCCGGGCCAATTTCTACTTGGCAATACCGGGGGCCCTTTAGCACCAGGGAGTCAATATGGCGTGAATACTTATCCAAGTGGACAGTATATACCTACTAATACTGGAAACAATATTGGCATACCAGGAGGACAATATGTACCCGGTAGTACAGGGGATGCCTCtgtgcctagaaatcaatacgGGCCAGGTGGCACTTCTGTGCCGGGAGGACAATATAGTCAAGGTAGGAGCAGTGGTCCTTCGGTCCCGGGAGGACAATATGGACCAGGTGGAAGCATAGGTTCAACGGTGCCAGGAGGTCAATATGGCCCAGGTGGAAACAGTGGTCCTTCCGTTCCGGGAGGACAATATGGACCAGGTGGAAGCAGCGGTTCTACGTTGCCGGGAGGACAATATGGACCAGGTGGAAGCGGCGATTCTACGGTGCCGGGAGGACGATATGGTCCAGATGGAAGCAGTGGTCCTTCGATTCCAGGTGGACAATATGGACCAGGTGGAAGTATCGGCTCTACGGTGCCGGGAGGACAATATGGTCCAGGTGGAAGCATTGGTCCTTCGGTTCCGAGAGGACAATATGGGCCAGATGGAAGCAGTGGTCCTTCGGTTCCGGGAGGACAATATGGTCCAGGTGGAAGCAGTGGCCCTTCGGTTCCGGGAGGACAATATGGACCAGGTGGAAGCAGCGGTTCTACGGTGCCGAGAGGACAATATGGGCCAGATGGAAGCAGTGGTCCTTCGGTTCCGGGAGGACAATATGGTCCAGGTGGAAGCAGTGGCCCTTCGGTTCCGGGAGGACAATATGGACCAGGTGGAAGCAGCGGTTCTACGGTGCCGAGAGGACAATATGGACCAGGTGGAAGCAGCGGTTCTACGGTGCCAGGTCAATATGGACCAGGTGGAAGCAGCGATCCTTCGGCTCCGGGAGGACAATATGGACCAGGTGGAAGCAGTGGTTCTACGGTGCCGGGAGGACAATATGGACCAGGTGGAAGCAGTGGTTCTACGCTGCCGGGAGGACAATATGGTCCAGGTGGAGGCAGTGGTTCTACGATGCCGGGAGGACAATATGGTCAAGGTGGAGGCAGTGGTTCTACGATGCCGGGAAGCTCATATGGACCAGGTGGAAGCGGTGGTTCTACGATGCCGGGAGGACAATATGGTCCAGGTAGAAGCAGTGGTCCTTCGGTTCCGGGAGGACAATATGGACCAGGTAGAAGCAGCGGTTCTACGGTGCCGGGAAGACAATATGGTCAGGGTGGAAGCAGCGGCCCTTCGGTTCCGGGAGGACAATATGGTCAAGATGGAAGCAGTGGCCCTTCGGTTCCGGGAGGACAATATGGACCAGGTGGAAGCAGTATTTCTACGGTGCCGGGAGGACAACACGGTCCAGGTGGTGGCAGTGGTTCTACGATGCCGGGAGGACAATACGGTCCAGGTGGTGGCAGTGGTTCTACGATGCCGGGAAGCTCATATGGACCAGGTGGAAGTGGCGGTTCTACGGTGCCGGGTGGACAATATGGTCCAGGTGGAGGCACGGGAACTTCAGTTCCGGGAGGACAGTATGGTCCAGGTGGAAGCAGTGGTTCTACAGTGCCGGGAGGACAATATAGACCAGGTGGAGGCAGCGGGACTACGGTGCCGGGAGGACAATATGGACCAGGTGGAAGCAGCGGTTCTACGGTGCCGGGAGGACAATATGGTCCAGGTGGAGGCAGTGGTTCTACAGTACCGGGAGGTCAATATGGACCAATTGGAGAAAGCAGCAACACTATGCCGGGAGGGCAATATGGGCCTTCTGGTTCTCGTGGCTCATCTGTACCTGGAGGACAATATATACCTACTGATACGAGAGGTACAGGACAGTATATACCAGGCAATCAGTATGTTCCGGGCGCAACGGGTAATGCTGGAAATACTCTTATACCCGGAGGTCACTACGCAACAGGTGGTACTGTCTCTCCTGGAGGACAATATGGTAAAGGCAACGCCTACCCTGGATCAGGAATGAACCAAAGCAAGACTCCTCAAGGATTTTATAACCAGGGTGTAAGTATATTCCATGAAAAATTAGTTCAAAActcattttgataatattaaataataatcaacatatttttttaggttcCAACGGGCCCAAATACCGATTATAATGGTAagcaaaattcaaatatatgtatattgccgtatagaaagaaataaaaacaaaatagttcaGACCATTTGGCTCACAGCTTCAAAATAGaaacaagttttaaaaaatgttctataCGTGCAAATTATGTGGTTTcttcaaatattcaataatacctCTGGGCAAACACAATTAGTATTCAAAAGATGAAAACTACTTTGTATAATAGTAACATAATCATAACTTTTAAGATTTTACTaagaattatacttatttatatttttatttcttataataggaGTTCCACAGAATTATTTGGATCCTAACACAGTCGCCGCTGATGGGGATGACTCAGAAGCTGAAGCTAATGTTGCTCAAAATATAAATGGAACTACGGCAAGCGCATCCTCGAAAGGTGGTAATGACAAGGGTCGAGCGCAAACAAGCGTGCAAGGTACATACACAGGAAGTGGATCTTTTCAAGCACAAGCACAAATTACTGGTGAAAATAAGGAAGCTCAGAGTGAAGTAAGTGGGGGTAAAAAAGGAGCTTCGAGTTCAGCGTCCGGCAGcggcaaaaataataaatcccaAGCAAACGTTCAGTTGGGTTCAGAAACTGGCTCCGTACAAACACAGTCACAAAGCAATGGCGTAATGCATTCATCAAACTCACAAGTACAGGGTAGTGTAAAAGGCGGCATGGCAGATGCACAAGCACGTGGACCAGGAAGTACATCGTCTCAAGCTCAAATTGGCTTTACACCTTACAAAGACGAAGATAAATCTAGACATGATCTTCAACGAATTCCATTTACGGGTGGGGGTATGGCATCAGCACAATCAAGTGGTCGAACTGGTCAATCACAATCACAGCTACACGgtacatttaaatatggaataacgTATAATGGGGCAGCTCAATCAGGAGCAAGTTTAGATAAAGATGCAGTATTTCCTAACAGACTTCCTTTTGAAAAGATCGATGTTTTTGAtgaaaaagagaaaaatataaatgtcgaCAAAATAAACATGGATATCACAGAAACACCGCAATCTTTGGATTATGAACCGCCAATATTAGGATCTTCAACTTTATCTGAATCGTCTTCCATTAAAGAAAACGTTGAAATGCCAACGACAGAAAATGTTATTGATGAATCGATGAAAAATTCTGAAAGCAGGTATGCCAGCCATCCTCACACAGATCATCATACACCGGACTCAGACAACACCACGTATTCAAATGGACCTACATTGTTAGGTAGTAGGAgatcttttaaaacaaattacggATCGATGCCTGACTACGAATTTACCACTGACAAAGACGAAACTCAGCCTGAATATGATACTGATGTAGGTTATGAAGGAGACGGCAATGAAGCTAGTGATGTAGAGCAAAATGAATATTCTAACTATGATGAATATTCAAGAGATTCACCGACGCATCAATATCTTCAAAACACAAATAGAAAAGGACTTGAAGTACAACAAACAACTGGGGGCAACACTCAACACATAATACTAGGAGCTTTAAAGGACCAAAATGCAGAAATAATACAAAGAGATACAGAACGTCCCGACGAAAATAGAGTTTATCAACCAGGTGAACGCGTTCCAGGTACTGGTGGATATACAATACCCGTTGGATTTACTGGTAGTGTTAAATCAGTTGCATCGAAGGACAAGACTTACGTGGTAGGATCAAAAGATTTTCCATCTCAAGCACAAACCGTTACTTTAACTCCAGGGAagggtaaaataaaatatacgcatCCTTCGACTTATGGAAAGTATGTAAAGCCCAAAAACTTAAGGTCGCTGCAGAGTTCGAaggaaaatgataataatagatATGTATCAGTTTCAAAGTCTGTTACTCGAGCTCTTGACAGCGATAATAACATACGCAAACAATATTCACACACCTATTATACAAAGTCATCCTCGTGCGGATACTTTACATTTACGTGTACCATGGTGAGCAGTGCAGAAGGAAGAAAAAAGGTATGCAAGCCAAAGATGCCTACTAACCCCGACGGAACTCCAATAAGatgctaatatattttatttaggtaataatGTAGCCTTTTGATCATAAAAATGATTTAGTATTTACTCTAGCtactaactttaaaatatttacgtaaaaatcttagtattgaattaataaGTTGTAATGagcaaaacatttataaactttaatgaatatttcttaagcaacaggaaatattatgtattttaatgtaagcTGTAAATAATCTaggtacaaataaaatattttgtattataattctgtatttaaattataaatcaattatattactataatcaAATCATAACGTAATGGTCGTTACTTTTTGATCTAAAAATTTTCACCACAAAAAATATCTGATCCTTAGAACAGTCAAATTTATCCCAGGGACTTGAATTACATAAAAAGAACATTTCGAATGAATAcagtttattgatatattttaagtacattcatatattgtttcaaatatGTAATCATCACGTCGACATGAGAATAGTGACACAAAAGTTATCATGATTTTACAATTAACGACACTTGTCGATTACATTTAGTTGGAAAAAACACCGTTTGACAAATCACTTAAGTATCTAATTAAATAGTAGATCTCtaattaacatttcatttatgtaataatacatttaaggaACGCGTAAAATGAGTCTTTGTTGTGatataaatttctaaataaagtacaataaatatacaagaaCACTGGGaatatcatacaaataattttattttatttttagatagaaTCTGCACGGACAAACGTTTGTGTTAGAAGTATTTATTACGAGTGCCAATAAATTCGGGCCAACGAGTACAAtctacaagattaaattaaaaacagatttcaaataattatacaagAGATAATTATTTGCGTAAAATAggtaatcttttaaatatatctatctattactaaatacataatCAAGTCACAGGaatgttaaattaatgaattttattatccACTATGAACACGAACAGATTTCAAAAAGACACATTTACATTATCCGAAAGAATTACAAGTTAGTGAAATGAAACATTATATCTTACGATAGCCTAACAcagtgatataatatatatatatgcatatgcCGTCTCTATCAGTTTTTCAATCCTCTATTTACAagagcttaaaatatttataaacattacatttaaattttgtttctgacattattgtatcaaaaaagtaactttgatactttaaaatatagacgtttttctataaaatttaaatatattaaaatattgtatgaagTGTACACAGTTTGAAAATTCCGAATACAATATCAATCAAACGGAGGTGCTGAAGGtcagtaaatatgtataatcgACATTTTCATTTTTCGTGTCATCCATTTTCACACAGAATTTTGAAATGATTGTGTCATTTAATAGCCAACTAAAActatgcaaatatatttcatgatttcaaaatattattgaattctcGATTAATTGCAATAGA from Vanessa tameamea isolate UH-Manoa-2023 chromosome Z, ilVanTame1 primary haplotype, whole genome shotgun sequence includes these protein-coding regions:
- the LOC113402105 gene encoding collagen alpha-1(I) chain isoform X8; the protein is MRPPRVLGPTRLSILVLTLISYANSQTQERLLCKQPGTQNCFLWLFNLEGDRISTNGHITTNIPYNCGLTEKRFISSHGKFFKVRQIEKKTQLKKIFCNKVILVGRFFDWKEVENALDISTRVRRQSFTPRGRYRGQTQSQYLAIDRGNGKDEGRAEALSAADSSRASVSGNSGMGQAQSQSLYDPNCDDCYGKSNHEVENLKRPIGYKPGDIGYAPNSGSSWPTLAQNGGYNPTDGQRYVPGQNIPDELGLVQEPGLHGSNAKPGNRNVQSSGTEPNGPGTLGSNNYRPNGATGNGYYPYGNEGANFRPVPGNNGYLPNGSIDSRLPNRYDPNHGIDDRYRPNDGSGGFGPGRNPDYMGGNPQDLSGLGPNGANEKSNAPSIDSNGFRPSGSHAGGYIPNINAGTNRGPGVDNYNPNQGHRQGDIPTSPGNSVPQVGTYRPGQTPNQITQGESNNPKQVDSNFTPSVGNGVSGGTYPAVRTTGNPVGFGTGQSGTPNINWPIASGPYQVPGGNVYCCVIPNNGITGNMYPNNFEAVKGTPTIPYGTNMPEVSGGTNVPGGQYKPGGHYIPGTTGSTTVPGQFLLGNTGGPLAPGSQYGVNTYPSGQYIPTNTGNNIGIPGGQYVPGSTGDASVPRNQYGPGGTSVPGGQYSQGRSSGPSVPGGQYGPGGSIGSTVPGGQYGPGGNSGPSVPGGQYGPGGSSGSTLPGGQYGPGGSGDSTVPGGRYGPDGSSGPSIPGGQYGPGGSIGSTVPGGQYGPGGSIGPSVPRGQYGPDGSSGPSVPGGQYGPGGSSGPSVPGGQYGPGGSSGSTVPRGQYGPDGSSGPSVPGGQYGPGGSSGPSVPGGQYGPGGSSGSTVPRGQYGPGGSSGSTVPGQYGPGGSSDPSAPGGQYGPGGSSGSTVPGGQYGPGGSSGSTLPGGQYGPGGGSGSTMPGGQYGQGGGSGSTMPGSSYGPGGSGGSTMPGGQYGPGRSSGPSVPGGQYGPGGGSGTTVPGGQYGPGGSSGSTVPGGQYGPGGGSGSTVPGGQYGPIGESSNTMPGGQYGPSGSRGSSVPGGQYIPTDTRGTGQYIPGNQYVPGATGNAGNTLIPGGHYATGGTVSPGGQYGKGNAYPGSGMNQSKTPQGFYNQGVPTGPNTDYNGVPQNYLDPNTVAADGDDSEAEANVAQNINGTTASASSKGGNDKGRAQTSVQGTYTGSGSFQAQAQITGENKEAQSEVSGGKKGASSSASGSGKNNKSQANVQLGSETGSVQTQSQSNGVMHSSNSQVQGSVKGGMADAQARGPGSTSSQAQIGFTPYKDEDKSRHDLQRIPFTGGGMASAQSSGRTGQSQSQLHGTFKYGITYNGAAQSGASLDKDAVFPNRLPFEKIDVFDEKEKNINVDKINMDITETPQSLDYEPPILGSSTLSESSSIKENVEMPTTENVIDESMKNSESRYASHPHTDHHTPDSDNTTYSNGPTLLGSRRSFKTNYGSMPDYEFTTDKDETQPEYDTDVGYEGDGNEASDVEQNEYSNYDEYSRDSPTHQYLQNTNRKGLEVQQTTGGNTQHIILGALKDQNAEIIQRDTERPDENRVYQPGERVPGTGGYTIPVGFTGSVKSVASKDKTYVVGSKDFPSQAQTVTLTPGKGKIKYTHPSTYGKYVKPKNLRSLQSSKENDNNRYVSVSKSVTRALDSDNNIRKQYSHTYYTKSSSCGYFTFTCTMVSSAEGRKKVCKPKMPTNPDGTPIRC